The Centroberyx gerrardi isolate f3 chromosome 19, fCenGer3.hap1.cur.20231027, whole genome shotgun sequence genome has a segment encoding these proteins:
- the LOC139932502 gene encoding uncharacterized protein LOC139932502 — protein sequence MCAVQLLRVSVQERISAAAEDFLLLVEKGKETAEIPELRALLTERLTAAAEEIFGLFEKTVAEYEDKVHRSEQEIRRQRKLLDVVLKPEVKLHRADAPQLLVSEEEVPPEQQDWSPSLDQEDPEPPHIKEEQEELWTSQEGEQLQGPEEADITEFPFTPVPVKSEDDEEKPQSSQLHQSQTEENREAEPLASSSTEQMKTEADGEDCGVSEPARNLDPASHLHPTSDGKTSDSSEPETADSDDDWKETREPQSGLESQKNNEVLVSHKRFHAGEKQFICPFCGKIFRHNGALGSHMRIHTGEKPFSCSFCDKSFCLRGALVRHMRSHTGEKPFSCSVCSKRFIEKGNLKKHIRIHTGEKPFCCSVCGKSFCETGNLKTHMRVHTGEKPFSCSVCGRSFSQMSQVKSHKCVGESSSR from the exons ATGTGCGCCGTGCAGCTGCTGAGGGTGTCTGTACAGGAGCGGATCAGCGCCGCTGCTGAAGACTTTCTGCTGCTggtggaaaaaggaaaagaaacggCTGAAATCCCGGAGCTGAGAGCGCTGCTCACCGAGCGGCTAACGGCGGCTGCGGAGGAGATTTTCGGGCTGTTTGAGAAAACCGTGGCGGAGTACGAAGACAAAGTTCACCGGTCAGAGCAGGAGATCCGCCGCCAGAGGAAGCTGCTCGATGTCGTGTTGAAACCCGAAGTGAAGCTGCACAGAGCAG ATGCTCCacagctgctggtcagtgaagaagaggttccccctgagcagcaggactggagccccagtctggaccaggaggacccagagcccccacacattaaagaggaacaggaggaactctggaccagtcaggagggagagcagctccaagggccggaggaggccgatatcaccgagttcccgttcactcctgtccctgtgaagagtgaagatgatgaagagaaacctcagtcctcacagcttcatcaaagccaaactgaggagaacagagaggcagagcctctagccagcagctcaactgaacagatgaaaacagaagctgatggagaggactgtggagtatcagaaccagccaggaacttagatccagctagtcatttacacccaactagtgatggcaagacttcagactcttctgaacctgagactgcagacagtgatgatgattggaaggagactagagaacctcagtcaggtttagagtcacagaaaaacaatgaagtcCTTGTAAGTCATAAAAGATTTCATGCTGGGGAGAAACAGTTTATTTGCCCATTTTGTGGTAAAATATTCAGGCACAATGGGGCATTAGGTTCACACATGAGGATTCATACAGGTGAAAAACCTTTCAGCTGCTCGTTTTGTGACAAAAGTTTTTGTCTGAGGGGGGCGTTAGTGAGACATATGAGGAGCcatacaggggagaaaccatttagttgctcagtttgtAGTAAAAGATTTATTGAAAAAGGTAATCTGAAGAAACACATTAGAATCCATACGGGAGAGAAACCATTTtgttgctcagtctgtggtaaaagtttttgTGAAACTGGAAATCTGAAAAcgcacatgagagtccacacaggagagaaaccgttcagttgcagtgtttgtggGAGAAGTTTTAGTCAGATGTCACAGGTCAAAAGCCATAAGTGTGttggtgagagcagcagcaggtga